The proteins below come from a single Ruegeria sp. SCSIO 43209 genomic window:
- a CDS encoding phage head closure protein, whose translation MSTPLLSRKLVLEAPVRNPDGAGGYTETWAALGSLWAEVTARSGAERAVGGASVSRVGYRIVVRGAPEGSQMRPTPDQRFVEGTRRFVIRAVAERDGRGQYLTCFADEEVAA comes from the coding sequence ATGAGCACGCCGCTATTGAGCCGCAAACTGGTGCTGGAGGCCCCGGTGCGCAATCCGGATGGCGCGGGGGGATACACCGAGACATGGGCCGCGCTGGGCTCACTTTGGGCGGAAGTCACGGCGCGCAGTGGGGCGGAACGCGCGGTCGGTGGCGCTTCGGTGTCGCGGGTAGGGTACCGGATCGTCGTGCGGGGCGCGCCCGAGGGGTCCCAAATGAGGCCCACACCGGATCAGCGCTTTGTCGAAGGGACGCGCCGGTTTGTCATTCGTGCGGTGGCCGAGCGTGATGGGCGCGGCCAGTACCTGACCTGTTTCGCAGATGAAGAGGTGGCGGCATGA
- a CDS encoding head-tail connector protein, which translates to MMLIEETAIADAALPVDQFKAHLRLGTGFAEGNVQDEVLNGFLRAAIAAIEARTGKVLIERNFSWSLNGWRDPAGEVLPVAPAVSVAAVTLTDAAGTETVVDAEAYRLERDMQRPRLRPVGACLPRAQTGASVKIVFTAGMAADWGGLPADLGQAVLLLAAHYYEYRDETALGAGCMPFGVTSLIQRYRTVRFGAGVTQ; encoded by the coding sequence ATGATGTTGATCGAAGAAACCGCCATCGCGGATGCGGCGCTGCCGGTGGATCAGTTCAAGGCGCATCTGCGGCTGGGCACGGGGTTTGCCGAGGGCAATGTGCAGGACGAGGTGTTGAATGGCTTTCTGCGTGCGGCCATTGCAGCGATTGAGGCGCGAACCGGCAAGGTGCTGATCGAACGGAATTTCTCGTGGAGCCTGAACGGTTGGCGCGATCCAGCAGGTGAGGTGCTGCCGGTGGCCCCGGCGGTCTCGGTTGCTGCGGTCACGCTGACGGATGCTGCGGGGACCGAGACGGTTGTGGACGCCGAAGCTTATCGGTTGGAGCGCGACATGCAGCGCCCTCGGTTGCGTCCGGTTGGGGCCTGTTTGCCAAGGGCGCAGACCGGCGCCTCGGTGAAGATCGTTTTCACGGCCGGAATGGCTGCGGATTGGGGCGGGCTGCCCGCTGATCTGGGGCAAGCGGTGCTGCTGCTGGCGGCGCATTACTATGAATACCGCGATGAGACGGCGCTGGGTGCGGGGTGCATGCCGTTTGGTGTGACAAGTCTGATCCAGCGTTACCGCACAGTGCGCTTCGGTGCAGGGGTGACGCAATGA